A genomic region of Conger conger chromosome 6, fConCon1.1, whole genome shotgun sequence contains the following coding sequences:
- the LOC133131573 gene encoding von Willebrand factor A domain-containing protein 2-like translates to MSSVIQCSAAIDVLLLIDGSYSIGKGSFERSKHFAIKMVDALDINPDRVRIGAMQYSSKPKLEFTLNDYPTRDEAKEAIKNIQFRGGSTEMGKTIKYVLRKGFPGGRRDTSKILVLLTDGKSQDSIKSPAMFARRSGIRLFTVGIKHPKWDVLHSIASEPSEMYVFFAEHYNDAVNGLITTLTQLAVCNDIHPSVTTLEAHKEFHGNHVCWKRKIPGLQAAPIAGMCPYYRWKRFNTTIQTQCHRTLCPDPCDSSPCLNGGTCITESVESFSCLCPLGYGGDQLCVPAGLMDCAVDLLFLIDGSWTMGLEDFLQAKDFIKRVVQTIFISSANILVAVAQYGDKVHTEIPIGSHSRAADVLAAVDGIGFRGGNAMTGNALRHVADSAFRGAGGARGEVPHVVVLLSNSRPRDAAGEAAAIARQREIFIMAVGGSRLKAEMTRVTGDPELVFSYSHAQELHGKVQDLRTRICGINTPGCYSKSLELVLAADASGNLPREDYRQVKAFAKAIVSQFDIDADLTQVAMVIYGEKPRTVFGLSAFDSDGRMKKVISQAPYLDGAPRAGKALLHVLEDTLSVRGGARPGVHKAVVVMTDGRSVDDVVAAADEMRGNGIAVLAVGPGSVHSGALLGIAGSARLAIPVPSYEHLKHYANNLVQAICKDVRASASLCVPNPCRNGGVCVQKNRSYSCRCEGWGGAHCERRMSQPPLLDSSGHTH, encoded by the exons ATGTCCTCAG TAATTCAGTGTTCAGCTGCTATCGATGTCCTGCTGCTAATTGATGGTTCCTACAGCATTGGCAAAGGAAGCTTTGAACGCTCCAAACATTTCGCCATAAAGATGGTGGATGCGTTGGATATCAACCCAGACCGA GTTAGAATCGGTGCTATGCAGTACAGCTCTAAACCAAAACTTGAATTTACACTGAATGATTACCCTACACGAGACGAAGCTAAAGAGGCCATCAAAAATATTCAGTTTCG AGGAGGCAGCACGGAGATGGGAAAAACCATAAAATATGTCCTGCGGAAAGGCTTCCCTGGCGGAAGGAGGGACACATCCAAAATCCTCGTCCTCCTCACGGACGGAAAGTCCCAGGACAGCATCAAGTCCCCGGCGATGTTCGCCCGCAGGAGCGGAATACGGCTGTTCACCGTGGGAATTAAGCACCCTAA GTGGGACGTTCTGCACTCAATAGCCAGTGAACCCAGCGAGATGTACGTCTTTTTCGCCGAGCATTACAACGATGCCGTCAACGGTCTCATCACCACCTTGACTCAGTTGGCCGTCTGCAACGATATTCACCCGAGTGT GACCACACTGGAGGCCCATAAAGAGTTTCATGGAAACCACGTGTGCTGGAAGAGGAAAATCCCGGGCCTTCAGGCTGCCCCCATAGCTGGAATGTGTCCTTACTACAG ATGGAAGAGATTCAACACCACGATACAAACCCAGTGTCACAGGACACTCTGCCCAG ACCCCTGTGACTCCAGCCCCTGTCTGAATGGCGGGACCTGTATCACAGAGAGTGTGGAGAGCTTCAGCTGCCTGTGTCCACTGGGCTACGGGGGAGATCAGCTCTGTG TCCCTGCAGGTCTCATGGACTGCGCTGTAGACCTGCTCTTCCTGATCGATGGCTCCTGGACCATGGGCTTGGAGGACTTCCTCCAGGCGAAGGACTTCATCAAGAGGGTGGTCCAGACCATCTTCATCTCCTCTGCCAACATCCTGGTTGCCGTGGCGCAGTACGGCGACAAAGTCCACACGGAGATTCCCATCGGCAGCCACAGCAGGGCCGCAGACGTGCTCGCCGCCGTCGACGGCATCGGCTTCAGAGGGGGGAACGCCATGACGGGGAACGCCCTGAGGCACGTGGCGGACAGCGCATTcaggggcgcggggggggcgcggggggaggTGCCTCACGTGGTGGTGCTCCTGTCCAACTCCCGGCCCCGGGACGCGGCGGGCGAGGCGGCCGCCATCGCCAGGCAGAGGGAGATCTTCATCATGGCGGTGGGAGGCAGCCGGCTGAAGGCCGAGATGACCCGGGTCACCGGTGACCCCGAGCTGGTCTTCTCCTACAGCCATGCTCAGGAGCTGCACGGGAAAGTGCAGGACCTCCGGACCAGGATCTGCGGCATCAACACACCAG GCTGCTACTCCAAGTCCCTGGAGCTGGTGTTGGCGGCGGACGCATCCGGGAACCTGCCGCGCGAAGACTACCGCCAGGTCAAGGCTTTCGCAAAGGCCATCGTCTCGCAGTTCGACATCGACGCCGACCTCACTCAGGTCGCCATGGTGATCTACGGGGAGAAGCCCCGCACGGTGTTTGGGCTCAGCGCGTTCGACAGCGACGGGAGGATGAAGAAGGTGATCAGCCAGGCGCCGTACCTGGACGGCGCCCCGCGCGCGGGAAAGGCCCTGCTCCACGTCCTGGAGGACACGCTGAGCGTGCGGGGCGGGGCCCGGCCAGGGGTCCACAAGGCCGTGGTGGTGATGACGGACGGGCGGAGCGTCGATGATGTCGTCGCGGCCGCTGACGAGATGCGGGGGAACGGGATCGCCGTGCTGGCCGTGGGGCCTGGGTCCGTGCACTCCGGAGCGCTGCTGGGAATTGCCGGCAGCGCCAGGCTGGCCATTCCCGTGCCCTCATATGAACACCTGAAGCACTACGCCAACAACTTAGTGCAAGCCATTTGCAAAG aTGTCCGGGCGTCGGCCAGCCTGTGCGTCCCTAACCCCTGTCGGaatggaggggtgtgtgtgcagaaaaacaggagctACAGCTGCCGGTGCGAGGGCTGGGGTGGAGCGCACTGCGAGAGACGTATGTCACAGCCCCCTCTGCTGGACTCCTCcggtcacacacactga